In Scatophagus argus isolate fScaArg1 chromosome 5, fScaArg1.pri, whole genome shotgun sequence, a genomic segment contains:
- the rhbdd1 gene encoding rhomboid-related protein 4 gives MRSRHRGSHLGLLFLASQLFQVGLDNIPPVTLAVLGLNVYLYLFPAAPLMKACVSVQQAYWFGDWPRLLLSPLHHVDDWHLYFNMASFLWKGIRLERRLGGAWFVYLLSVFSLLTGLVYLLLEAALTELTQDQSYSLTCAVGFSGVLFALKVLSNHYHPGQVTYVMGLPVSSRYASWVELILIHITSPGTSFIGHLAGILVGLLYTVGPLKAIMKNCADFVTSNGYNSRPNAYYSSSGYSGVHGGHSGYHQYAPGYTTDPTATYTGGLTEEEQLEAAIRNSLNDRGQTNQRRAPPPYGFHLPEEETAEEIRLRRLRRFDS, from the exons ATGCGGAGCCGACACAGGGGATCTCACCTGGGCTTGCTGTTCCTGGCCTCCCAGCTGTTCCAGGTGGGTCTGGACAACATCCCCCCAGTCACACTGGCTGTGCTGGGACTCAACGTGTACCTTTACCTGTTTCCTGCAGCTCCACTGATGAAG GCCTGTGTGAGTGTCCAGCAGGCATACTGGTTTGGAGACTGGCCCCGCCTTCTGCTGTCTCCCCTGCACCATGTGGATGACTGGCACCTCTACTTCAACATGGCGTCCTTCCTCTGGAAAGGAATCAGGCTGGAGAGACGGCTGGGTGGAGCCTGGTTCGTCTACCTGCTCTCAGTCTTCTCTCTGCTCACCGGCCTCGTCTATCTTTTGCTGGAAGCAGCGTTAACAGAGCTGACCCAGGACCAGTCCTACAGCTTGACCTGTGCTGTTGGCTTCTCTG GTGTCCTGTTTGCTCTGAAGGTGCTCAGTAACCATTACCACCCTGGACAGGTGACCTATGTGATGGGTTTACCTGTGTCTAGTCGCTATGCTAGCTGGGTGGAGCTCATATTGATCCACATAACGTCACCTGG GACATCTTTCATTGGTCACCTGGCTGGAATCCTGGTGGGTCTGCTCTACACTGTCGGACCACTGAAGGCCATCATGAAGAATTGTGCAG ACTTTGTGACATCGAACGGATATAACTCCCGACCCAATGCCTACTACAGCTCCTCAG gctACAGCGGCGTTCATGGAGGACACTCAGGATACCATCAGTACGCACCAGGTTACACAACAGATCCTACAGCGACGTATACAGGGGGACTGACAGAGGAAGAGCAGTTAGAGGCGGCCATTCGAAACAGTCTGAATGACAGAG gACAAACCAACCAGAGGAGAGCTCCCCCTCCTTATGGTTTCCACCTCCCCGAGGAGGAGACAGCTGAGGAAATCAGGCTGCGGAGACTGAGGAGGTTTGACAGCTGA
- the eml2 gene encoding echinoderm microtubule-associated protein-like 2 isoform X1, with translation MSERVASCGSLYDSTNLLLQYCNNDDTVSASSNMDMEDRVSHLEQKLQLQEDEIQLLKSALADALRRLGYCEEQSLGLQAGGGRAAGRRPLATTASAPPTKVRQLLQALPSRPLSNGYVQQKRLLSSPSSPKKEVLQSIKRKSMSTERLTLVRREMGAESRSRTTSSSSSSGGKSKSKECTLNAEDGYVRMFLRGRPVTMHIPDQQRESYSLDHKVALPDRKLKLQWVYGYRGRDCRSNLYLLPTGEIVYFNASVVVLYNTEEQQQRHYLGHNDDVKCLSVHPDMVTIATGQVAGNSKDGKLLAPHVRIWDSVSLNTLHVIGMGVFDRAVTCVAFSKSNGGTFLCAVDDANDHILSVWNWQKEKQLADVKCSNDSVLAAVFHPMDANLIVTCGKSHINFWTMEGNTLTKRQGLFEKHEKPKYVLCVAFAENGDAITGDSSGNIYVWAKGGNRISQQVSGAHEGGIFSVCVLKDGTLVSGGGKDRKVVLWGHDYRKQAEMEVGESFGPVRALAEGKPGELFIGTTKNAIIRASFPDTLTPIVQGHTDELWGLDIHPSMEQFVTCSQDRHVHLWDTNSHQPLWSKTIEDPGRSAGFHPSGAVLAVGTMTGRWLVLDTDTRDLVSMHTDGNEIISNVKYSPDGNFLAVASHDNFVYIYAVTEGGRKYSRVGKCTGHSSFVTHLDWSTDSQYLVTNSGDYEILFWEASSGKHVTNMDTMRNLEWATSTCTLGFNTFGIWPDGADGTDINAVCRSHDGSLLASADDFGKVHLFSFPCSQPRAPSHEYGGHSSHVTNVAFLHDDSHLISTGGKDTSILQWVVV, from the exons atgtcTGAGAGGGTGGCTTCGTGTGGGAGCCTGTATGACAGCACCAACCTGCTGCTACAGTACTGCAACAACG ATGACACGGTGTCAGCCAGCAGTAACATGGACATGGAGGACCGGGTGTCCCACCTGGagcagaagctgcagctgcaggaggacGAGATCCAGCTACTGAAGTCGGCTCTGGCTGACGCCCTGCGCCGACTGGGCTACTGCGAGGAGCAGAGCCTGGGACTGCAGGCAGGAGGCGGCCGTGCTGCTGGGAGGAGACCGCTGGCCACCACTGCTTCAGCACCACCTACCAAAG TGCGTCAGCTCCTGCAGGCTCTTCCCTCCAGACCGCTCAGTAACGGCTACGTCCAACAGAAacgcctcctctcctccccttcctctccgAAGAAGGAGGTGCTACAGTCCATCAAGAG GAAGAGCATGTCCACAGAGCGCCTCACGCTGGTGAGGAGAGAGATGGGAGCGGAGAGTCGCAGTCGaaccacctcctccagcagctcctcggGGGGCAAAAG CAAATCCAAAGAATGTACCCTCAATGCAG agGACGGCTATGTGAGGATGTTCCTCCGAGGTCGTCCTGTCACCATGCACATCCCTGATCAGCAGAGGGAGAGCTACAGCCTCGACCACAAGGTGGCGCTGCCTGACCGCAAGCTTAAGCTGCAGTGGGT GTATGGCTACCGCGGCCGTGACTGCCGCTCCAACCTCTACCTGCTGCCCACAGGTGAGATCGTCTACTTCAATGCCTCGGTGGTGGTGCTGTACAACACCgaggaacagcagcagagacactACCTGGGCCACAACGACGATGTCAAATG CCTGAGTGTGCATCCTGACATGGTTACCATAGCAACGGGGCAAGTGGCCGGAAACTCTAAAGATGGAAAG CTGCTCGCTCCTCATGTTCGTATCTGGGACTCTGTGAGCCTCAACACGCTCCACGTGATCGGGATGGGCGTGTTCGACCGAGCCGTCACCTGTGTGGCTTTCTCCAAGTCG AACGGTGGCACCTTCCTCTGCGCTGTGGACGATGCCAACGATCACATCCTGTCGGTCTGGAACTGGCAGAAGGAGAAACAATTGGCTGACGTCAAG tgctcCAACGACTCTGTACTGGCTGCTGTGTTTCATCCCATGGATGCCAACCTGATTGTCACCTGTGGAAAATCTCACATCAACTTCTGGACCATGGAGGGCAACACTCTCACCAAGAGACAGGGTCTGTTTGAG AAACACGAGAAGCCAaagtatgtgttgtgtgtggcaTTTGCCGAGAATGGAGACGCCATCACAGGCGACTCCAGTGGAAACATCTACGTCTGGGCTAAAG GCGGTAACCGCATCAGCCAGCAGGTGTCAGGGGCCCACGAGGGCGGGATTTTCTCCGTTTGTGTCCTGAAGGACGGCACCCTGGTGTCTGGAGGAGGGAAGGACCGCAAGGTGGTGCTGTGGGGCCACGACTACAGAAAACAGGCTGAGATGGAG GTGGGTGAGTCGTTTGGTCCGGTACGGGCTCTGGCTGAAGGTAAACCCGGAGAGCTCTTCATAGGAACCACCAAGAACGCCATCATCAGAGCCTCCTTCCCTGATACTTTAACTCCTATtgtgcag GGTCACACAGATGAGCTGTGGGGTTTGGACATCCATCCCTCCATGGAGCAGTTCGTCACCTGCTCCCAGGACAGACATGTTCACCTCTGGGACACCAACTCCCATCAGCCCCTCTGGAGCAAGACCATCGAG GATCCAGGGAGGTCTGCCGGCTTCCATCCCAGCGGGGCTGTTCTGGCCGTGGGGACCATGACTGGAAG gtggtTAGTGCTGGACACTGACACCCGGGATCTTGTTTCTATGCACACAGACGGCAACGAGATCATTTCCAACGTCAAGTACTCTCCAG ACGGTAACTTCCTGGCCGTCGCTTCCCATGACAACTTTGTTTACATCTATGCCGTGACGGAGGGCGGCCGAAAGTACAGCCGTGTGGGGAAATGCACT GGCCACTCCAGCTTCGTCACCCATCTGGACTGGTCCACCGACAGCCAGTACCTCGTCACCAACTCAGGAGACTACGAGATCCTCTTCT GGGAGGCATCCAGTGGTAAACACGTGACCAACATGGACACAATGCGCAACCTGGAGTGGGCCACTTCCACTTGTACTCTGGGATTCAACACCTTTG GAATTTGGCCAGATGGAGCAGACGGCACAGACATCAACGCCGTGTGCAGGTCACATGACGGATCCCTGCTGGCCTCCGCCGATGACTTTGGCAAAGTGCACTTGTTCTCCTTCCCCTGCTCTCAACCAAGG GCTCCCAGCCATGAGTACGGTGGCCACAGCAGTCACGTGACCAACGTTGCCTTCCTGCACGACGACAGTCACCTGATCTCTACCGGCGGGAAAGACACGAGCATCCTGCAGTGGGTGGTTGTCTAG
- the eml2 gene encoding echinoderm microtubule-associated protein-like 2 isoform X2, which translates to MDMEDRVSHLEQKLQLQEDEIQLLKSALADALRRLGYCEEQSLGLQAGGGRAAGRRPLATTASAPPTKVRQLLQALPSRPLSNGYVQQKRLLSSPSSPKKEVLQSIKRKSMSTERLTLVRREMGAESRSRTTSSSSSSGGKSKSKECTLNAEDGYVRMFLRGRPVTMHIPDQQRESYSLDHKVALPDRKLKLQWVYGYRGRDCRSNLYLLPTGEIVYFNASVVVLYNTEEQQQRHYLGHNDDVKCLSVHPDMVTIATGQVAGNSKDGKLLAPHVRIWDSVSLNTLHVIGMGVFDRAVTCVAFSKSNGGTFLCAVDDANDHILSVWNWQKEKQLADVKCSNDSVLAAVFHPMDANLIVTCGKSHINFWTMEGNTLTKRQGLFEKHEKPKYVLCVAFAENGDAITGDSSGNIYVWAKGGNRISQQVSGAHEGGIFSVCVLKDGTLVSGGGKDRKVVLWGHDYRKQAEMEVGESFGPVRALAEGKPGELFIGTTKNAIIRASFPDTLTPIVQGHTDELWGLDIHPSMEQFVTCSQDRHVHLWDTNSHQPLWSKTIEDPGRSAGFHPSGAVLAVGTMTGRWLVLDTDTRDLVSMHTDGNEIISNVKYSPDGNFLAVASHDNFVYIYAVTEGGRKYSRVGKCTGHSSFVTHLDWSTDSQYLVTNSGDYEILFWEASSGKHVTNMDTMRNLEWATSTCTLGFNTFGIWPDGADGTDINAVCRSHDGSLLASADDFGKVHLFSFPCSQPRAPSHEYGGHSSHVTNVAFLHDDSHLISTGGKDTSILQWVVV; encoded by the exons ATGGACATGGAGGACCGGGTGTCCCACCTGGagcagaagctgcagctgcaggaggacGAGATCCAGCTACTGAAGTCGGCTCTGGCTGACGCCCTGCGCCGACTGGGCTACTGCGAGGAGCAGAGCCTGGGACTGCAGGCAGGAGGCGGCCGTGCTGCTGGGAGGAGACCGCTGGCCACCACTGCTTCAGCACCACCTACCAAAG TGCGTCAGCTCCTGCAGGCTCTTCCCTCCAGACCGCTCAGTAACGGCTACGTCCAACAGAAacgcctcctctcctccccttcctctccgAAGAAGGAGGTGCTACAGTCCATCAAGAG GAAGAGCATGTCCACAGAGCGCCTCACGCTGGTGAGGAGAGAGATGGGAGCGGAGAGTCGCAGTCGaaccacctcctccagcagctcctcggGGGGCAAAAG CAAATCCAAAGAATGTACCCTCAATGCAG agGACGGCTATGTGAGGATGTTCCTCCGAGGTCGTCCTGTCACCATGCACATCCCTGATCAGCAGAGGGAGAGCTACAGCCTCGACCACAAGGTGGCGCTGCCTGACCGCAAGCTTAAGCTGCAGTGGGT GTATGGCTACCGCGGCCGTGACTGCCGCTCCAACCTCTACCTGCTGCCCACAGGTGAGATCGTCTACTTCAATGCCTCGGTGGTGGTGCTGTACAACACCgaggaacagcagcagagacactACCTGGGCCACAACGACGATGTCAAATG CCTGAGTGTGCATCCTGACATGGTTACCATAGCAACGGGGCAAGTGGCCGGAAACTCTAAAGATGGAAAG CTGCTCGCTCCTCATGTTCGTATCTGGGACTCTGTGAGCCTCAACACGCTCCACGTGATCGGGATGGGCGTGTTCGACCGAGCCGTCACCTGTGTGGCTTTCTCCAAGTCG AACGGTGGCACCTTCCTCTGCGCTGTGGACGATGCCAACGATCACATCCTGTCGGTCTGGAACTGGCAGAAGGAGAAACAATTGGCTGACGTCAAG tgctcCAACGACTCTGTACTGGCTGCTGTGTTTCATCCCATGGATGCCAACCTGATTGTCACCTGTGGAAAATCTCACATCAACTTCTGGACCATGGAGGGCAACACTCTCACCAAGAGACAGGGTCTGTTTGAG AAACACGAGAAGCCAaagtatgtgttgtgtgtggcaTTTGCCGAGAATGGAGACGCCATCACAGGCGACTCCAGTGGAAACATCTACGTCTGGGCTAAAG GCGGTAACCGCATCAGCCAGCAGGTGTCAGGGGCCCACGAGGGCGGGATTTTCTCCGTTTGTGTCCTGAAGGACGGCACCCTGGTGTCTGGAGGAGGGAAGGACCGCAAGGTGGTGCTGTGGGGCCACGACTACAGAAAACAGGCTGAGATGGAG GTGGGTGAGTCGTTTGGTCCGGTACGGGCTCTGGCTGAAGGTAAACCCGGAGAGCTCTTCATAGGAACCACCAAGAACGCCATCATCAGAGCCTCCTTCCCTGATACTTTAACTCCTATtgtgcag GGTCACACAGATGAGCTGTGGGGTTTGGACATCCATCCCTCCATGGAGCAGTTCGTCACCTGCTCCCAGGACAGACATGTTCACCTCTGGGACACCAACTCCCATCAGCCCCTCTGGAGCAAGACCATCGAG GATCCAGGGAGGTCTGCCGGCTTCCATCCCAGCGGGGCTGTTCTGGCCGTGGGGACCATGACTGGAAG gtggtTAGTGCTGGACACTGACACCCGGGATCTTGTTTCTATGCACACAGACGGCAACGAGATCATTTCCAACGTCAAGTACTCTCCAG ACGGTAACTTCCTGGCCGTCGCTTCCCATGACAACTTTGTTTACATCTATGCCGTGACGGAGGGCGGCCGAAAGTACAGCCGTGTGGGGAAATGCACT GGCCACTCCAGCTTCGTCACCCATCTGGACTGGTCCACCGACAGCCAGTACCTCGTCACCAACTCAGGAGACTACGAGATCCTCTTCT GGGAGGCATCCAGTGGTAAACACGTGACCAACATGGACACAATGCGCAACCTGGAGTGGGCCACTTCCACTTGTACTCTGGGATTCAACACCTTTG GAATTTGGCCAGATGGAGCAGACGGCACAGACATCAACGCCGTGTGCAGGTCACATGACGGATCCCTGCTGGCCTCCGCCGATGACTTTGGCAAAGTGCACTTGTTCTCCTTCCCCTGCTCTCAACCAAGG GCTCCCAGCCATGAGTACGGTGGCCACAGCAGTCACGTGACCAACGTTGCCTTCCTGCACGACGACAGTCACCTGATCTCTACCGGCGGGAAAGACACGAGCATCCTGCAGTGGGTGGTTGTCTAG
- the eml2 gene encoding echinoderm microtubule-associated protein-like 2 isoform X3: MKRSPSKSKECTLNAEDGYVRMFLRGRPVTMHIPDQQRESYSLDHKVALPDRKLKLQWVYGYRGRDCRSNLYLLPTGEIVYFNASVVVLYNTEEQQQRHYLGHNDDVKCLSVHPDMVTIATGQVAGNSKDGKLLAPHVRIWDSVSLNTLHVIGMGVFDRAVTCVAFSKSNGGTFLCAVDDANDHILSVWNWQKEKQLADVKCSNDSVLAAVFHPMDANLIVTCGKSHINFWTMEGNTLTKRQGLFEKHEKPKYVLCVAFAENGDAITGDSSGNIYVWAKGGNRISQQVSGAHEGGIFSVCVLKDGTLVSGGGKDRKVVLWGHDYRKQAEMEVGESFGPVRALAEGKPGELFIGTTKNAIIRASFPDTLTPIVQGHTDELWGLDIHPSMEQFVTCSQDRHVHLWDTNSHQPLWSKTIEDPGRSAGFHPSGAVLAVGTMTGRWLVLDTDTRDLVSMHTDGNEIISNVKYSPDGNFLAVASHDNFVYIYAVTEGGRKYSRVGKCTGHSSFVTHLDWSTDSQYLVTNSGDYEILFWEASSGKHVTNMDTMRNLEWATSTCTLGFNTFGIWPDGADGTDINAVCRSHDGSLLASADDFGKVHLFSFPCSQPRAPSHEYGGHSSHVTNVAFLHDDSHLISTGGKDTSILQWVVV, from the exons ATGAAGAGATCTCCCAG CAAATCCAAAGAATGTACCCTCAATGCAG agGACGGCTATGTGAGGATGTTCCTCCGAGGTCGTCCTGTCACCATGCACATCCCTGATCAGCAGAGGGAGAGCTACAGCCTCGACCACAAGGTGGCGCTGCCTGACCGCAAGCTTAAGCTGCAGTGGGT GTATGGCTACCGCGGCCGTGACTGCCGCTCCAACCTCTACCTGCTGCCCACAGGTGAGATCGTCTACTTCAATGCCTCGGTGGTGGTGCTGTACAACACCgaggaacagcagcagagacactACCTGGGCCACAACGACGATGTCAAATG CCTGAGTGTGCATCCTGACATGGTTACCATAGCAACGGGGCAAGTGGCCGGAAACTCTAAAGATGGAAAG CTGCTCGCTCCTCATGTTCGTATCTGGGACTCTGTGAGCCTCAACACGCTCCACGTGATCGGGATGGGCGTGTTCGACCGAGCCGTCACCTGTGTGGCTTTCTCCAAGTCG AACGGTGGCACCTTCCTCTGCGCTGTGGACGATGCCAACGATCACATCCTGTCGGTCTGGAACTGGCAGAAGGAGAAACAATTGGCTGACGTCAAG tgctcCAACGACTCTGTACTGGCTGCTGTGTTTCATCCCATGGATGCCAACCTGATTGTCACCTGTGGAAAATCTCACATCAACTTCTGGACCATGGAGGGCAACACTCTCACCAAGAGACAGGGTCTGTTTGAG AAACACGAGAAGCCAaagtatgtgttgtgtgtggcaTTTGCCGAGAATGGAGACGCCATCACAGGCGACTCCAGTGGAAACATCTACGTCTGGGCTAAAG GCGGTAACCGCATCAGCCAGCAGGTGTCAGGGGCCCACGAGGGCGGGATTTTCTCCGTTTGTGTCCTGAAGGACGGCACCCTGGTGTCTGGAGGAGGGAAGGACCGCAAGGTGGTGCTGTGGGGCCACGACTACAGAAAACAGGCTGAGATGGAG GTGGGTGAGTCGTTTGGTCCGGTACGGGCTCTGGCTGAAGGTAAACCCGGAGAGCTCTTCATAGGAACCACCAAGAACGCCATCATCAGAGCCTCCTTCCCTGATACTTTAACTCCTATtgtgcag GGTCACACAGATGAGCTGTGGGGTTTGGACATCCATCCCTCCATGGAGCAGTTCGTCACCTGCTCCCAGGACAGACATGTTCACCTCTGGGACACCAACTCCCATCAGCCCCTCTGGAGCAAGACCATCGAG GATCCAGGGAGGTCTGCCGGCTTCCATCCCAGCGGGGCTGTTCTGGCCGTGGGGACCATGACTGGAAG gtggtTAGTGCTGGACACTGACACCCGGGATCTTGTTTCTATGCACACAGACGGCAACGAGATCATTTCCAACGTCAAGTACTCTCCAG ACGGTAACTTCCTGGCCGTCGCTTCCCATGACAACTTTGTTTACATCTATGCCGTGACGGAGGGCGGCCGAAAGTACAGCCGTGTGGGGAAATGCACT GGCCACTCCAGCTTCGTCACCCATCTGGACTGGTCCACCGACAGCCAGTACCTCGTCACCAACTCAGGAGACTACGAGATCCTCTTCT GGGAGGCATCCAGTGGTAAACACGTGACCAACATGGACACAATGCGCAACCTGGAGTGGGCCACTTCCACTTGTACTCTGGGATTCAACACCTTTG GAATTTGGCCAGATGGAGCAGACGGCACAGACATCAACGCCGTGTGCAGGTCACATGACGGATCCCTGCTGGCCTCCGCCGATGACTTTGGCAAAGTGCACTTGTTCTCCTTCCCCTGCTCTCAACCAAGG GCTCCCAGCCATGAGTACGGTGGCCACAGCAGTCACGTGACCAACGTTGCCTTCCTGCACGACGACAGTCACCTGATCTCTACCGGCGGGAAAGACACGAGCATCCTGCAGTGGGTGGTTGTCTAG